The Gammaproteobacteria bacterium genome window below encodes:
- the bamE gene encoding outer membrane protein assembly factor BamE, with protein MAAIFRQRGEGVMNKSITGALTGLWLLAAPLCGLAAGEDAPSLAQQVQVLSARVQALEARLQRLEEKGGAAAVPPPATSRAPGPWERLTIGMSPKKVRRLLGEPVAQSKGAVEHWYYSDARLAGPYVTFTFGLVQSWQAPPDGATNHY; from the coding sequence ATGGCCGCCATTTTTCGCCAGCGGGGGGAGGGTGTCATGAACAAAAGCATCACTGGGGCATTAACGGGTCTTTGGCTGCTGGCGGCGCCGCTGTGCGGCCTCGCTGCCGGTGAGGACGCCCCCAGCCTGGCGCAGCAGGTCCAGGTTCTGAGCGCGCGGGTCCAGGCCCTGGAGGCGCGCTTGCAGCGTCTGGAAGAAAAAGGGGGTGCTGCCGCTGTCCCGCCGCCGGCGACGTCCCGGGCGCCGGGGCCGTGGGAACGGCTCACCATTGGCATGAGTCCCAAGAAAGTGCGGCGCCTGCTGGGTGAGCCCGTGGCCCAAAGCAAGGGCGCGGTGGAGCATTGGTATTATTCCGACGCCAGGTTGGCCGGGCCTTACGTGACATTCACCTTCGGCCTGGTGCAAAGTTGGCAGGCGCCGCCGGACGGTGCCACTAATCACTATTAA
- a CDS encoding DUF11 domain-containing protein has product MARRARGTTLNSAGLALLVTAWSALALAAGSASNEATDPGGGALTLQASGALTVTAIPPAVSAASAAIAPLAVAAAASTAFTYDVLPTLGAGDSGIDRLTLTAPAGYSALSVTGVQVGGAALAANCPSPGAGEYCATVAGQTLTVALGSKVTTDATALQLAFTAIPPATLASAAFSGTVADSATSYPAQAVAAGSADGLTVAVLPSVAFAAASSAGDEGLTPAQIAVTLTPASSQSVTVDYALDAAGTATGGGEDYTLAAGTLSFAPGETSASIALAVVDDAALEGDETVVLVLSNPGNAVLGATGQHVYTIQDNDNPNAVTALSAEIDPTEVVAGQGAQPFAMDLLPQIGPADSGFDRITLTAPAGYGALAATALRAAGTPLAANCPSPGAGEYCATASGAELNLVLGSRHTASANVHLAFTAATPATAGSGDFAVTVDDAATPVAAQAASAGDADGDTLDANSLTVAVVYAVDPDASLVVAEPDIVVVDGKAAATLGATLIDTQGGRVAGKTVRFSSDRGTLDTLTQPAAATDSNGEAAGAIRSTTPGVVSVSAEDVTDGIVLTARATVYFTQGQVLKISKTANKNEVTVGEVVTYRVDIKNTTGEDVVQVRLLDRLPPNFKYLAGSARLNGAPLADPEGVQRRSFAIGTVPALVDTNGNGEADPGEAGYVSLTYQLVVGAGATPRDYLNQAVAVDVCEGCEISNSADAKVTVALDPLFDLGTILGKVYLDRNRNRRQDPGEPGVAGAMVVLDEGTYVLTDEHGRYHFPAVRPGQRLLKINARALAPGAEITSGETVVVSVTPGLLAKANFGVIYEHDELRAGGRPARYGLAAEAAGTEKPVSVFGSTETYTLLVNGFAVDLPAGAIRMQSESLDPVVHIDSDGLKAPVRFATRWHGSGVEVARWRLNIYSPDEVLIRALAGEGVPPPVIQWDGRDRRGGLVIGGWVYQYQLVLELADGSRVYSARRLLGVNRSSAIALNLTGDAFDFGSARLSEGAKAALRQTAELMQRYPREQVVVEGHADRLGGRQANLRISEQRARMAAAYLTEVLGVPRARVIVRWFGPDRPVASNSTEEGRALNRRVEIRGSVGKVDRAQLLDHYRTGPAVQLDGAAVAVERSGLFNAELPPGKKRLHLAMTGVQGRGVETTLPVPALELDLRPVHLPLGARDNEFGYFALNSAALAAAAPDQVVMGYRLHGRTDPGNGVYLDDVPVAVADDGRFSLDLKLRRGGNLFTLMVRGAHGYTRFIDLRVVVRERDDEGGLLLMTTPRPLLEVKLPPEGVPLTTPLLVLSGATDPGGKVDINGQPVAVQGDGRFTHTVSLQKGRNHLMIEAVDGDGYRSRIEREVEVKDTQLFLLAFADGKFGQLKGKGYLAGAGMERASEFYAEGRLAYYLKGVIAGKYLITSALDTGSGEPGRLFQDLDSTGQDRLLTNLDPDKLYPVYGDASTLVYDTESQGKFYLAVESEEINALVGNFALSLADTELAAYRRTVYGARLHYRSLARAADGRADTEVLVFGAEARQAPVRDELRATGGSLYYLSHRDVIEGSEQISIVVRDKNTGLPRSRRSLRRNEDYEIKYAEGRLLFSGPVASVETDDQLVDEDLLGGNPVYIEVDYETRVDFFEKSAYGARARKALGEHVTLGATAVQDELAAGEYQLQGVDGELRLGPGTRVTAEVAQSRGTAGEVFVSEDGGLSFTQRPAAAEDSGRAWKLGLEADAGRWFGQPGRLRLGGYIKRLEEGFSASGSSPEAATEKSGVHARLKMTGTDTLRARHDRSERLAATESGSETSSTVQWEHRGGRWRATGEVQSRSSTSGPGRTTAAAGLERQFSERLSASLEHQATLNGPDNDQSTVGARYRLSERWRLGAKATRGSRGAGGELGVAFDADGSRFYLTERLLQDRQGRDSLTTIAGGATPINRRGKVYSEYQWEQAADGDRSTSLLGADQSWRLAEGLRFQLGAELGSRGGPAGDSKHYSLAGRLSYAAPRGLKARSHNELRREWGAQSHKQFLTSNHLEIKLNPDYTVLVKLRYSLTRDLRSGATAAEFNEHSIGLAYRPVAHDRFNALARYTRLSDQRPQNLEGVEAQTVRMDVASLEWSWQLTPRLEWVDKLAGRIREEASAAYPAITTTTWLSLNRLNVEIRPRIDLGLEYRLLRQQEAKDQRQGWLTEVAWKAMDHLRLGGGYNFTDFSDNEFSDNEYSVQGWFIRLQGTY; this is encoded by the coding sequence TTGGCAAGACGCGCGCGCGGGACAACGCTTAACTCGGCCGGGCTGGCGCTGCTGGTGACAGCCTGGTCCGCGCTGGCGCTCGCCGCCGGCTCGGCCAGCAATGAGGCCACCGATCCCGGCGGCGGCGCGCTGACCTTGCAGGCCTCCGGTGCCCTGACCGTCACCGCCATCCCTCCCGCGGTGAGCGCCGCCAGCGCGGCAATCGCCCCCCTCGCCGTGGCCGCTGCTGCCAGCACTGCCTTCACCTACGACGTGCTGCCCACCCTGGGCGCCGGTGACAGCGGCATCGACCGCCTCACCCTCACTGCTCCGGCGGGCTACAGCGCCCTCAGTGTGACCGGGGTGCAAGTGGGGGGTGCGGCCCTGGCGGCCAACTGCCCCAGCCCGGGTGCCGGCGAGTACTGCGCCACGGTGGCCGGTCAGACCCTGACGGTGGCCCTGGGCAGCAAAGTGACGACAGACGCCACCGCCTTGCAACTGGCTTTTACCGCCATCCCCCCCGCCACCCTGGCCAGTGCCGCCTTCAGCGGCACGGTGGCCGACAGCGCCACCAGCTACCCGGCCCAGGCGGTGGCGGCGGGCAGCGCCGACGGGCTCACTGTCGCCGTACTGCCCAGCGTGGCTTTCGCCGCCGCCAGCAGTGCCGGGGACGAGGGCCTGACCCCGGCCCAGATCGCTGTCACCCTGACGCCGGCCAGCAGCCAGAGCGTCACCGTGGACTACGCCCTGGACGCTGCCGGCACCGCTACCGGCGGCGGGGAGGATTACACCCTGGCGGCGGGCACCCTGAGCTTCGCCCCCGGCGAGACCAGCGCCAGCATCGCTCTTGCCGTGGTGGACGATGCGGCCCTGGAGGGCGACGAGACCGTGGTGCTGGTGTTGAGCAATCCCGGCAATGCTGTGCTGGGGGCCACCGGCCAGCATGTCTACACCATCCAGGACAACGACAACCCCAATGCCGTCACGGCGCTCAGCGCCGAGATCGACCCTACAGAAGTGGTGGCGGGGCAAGGCGCCCAGCCCTTCGCCATGGATCTCTTGCCCCAGATCGGCCCCGCCGACAGCGGCTTCGACCGCATTACTCTCACCGCCCCGGCGGGCTACGGCGCTCTGGCGGCCACGGCCCTCCGCGCCGCCGGCACGCCGCTGGCGGCCAACTGCCCCAGTCCCGGCGCCGGTGAATACTGCGCCACCGCCAGCGGTGCGGAGCTGAACCTGGTGCTGGGCAGCCGCCACACCGCCTCCGCCAATGTGCACCTGGCCTTCACCGCCGCCACCCCCGCCACCGCCGGCAGCGGTGATTTCGCTGTGACCGTGGACGATGCCGCCACGCCAGTGGCCGCCCAGGCCGCCAGCGCCGGGGATGCCGATGGCGATACGCTGGATGCCAACAGCCTCACCGTGGCAGTGGTCTATGCGGTGGACCCGGACGCCTCTTTGGTGGTGGCCGAACCGGACATCGTGGTGGTCGACGGGAAGGCCGCCGCCACTTTGGGCGCCACCCTCATCGATACCCAGGGCGGCCGGGTGGCGGGCAAGACCGTGCGCTTCAGCTCCGACCGGGGCACCCTGGACACCCTTACCCAGCCCGCCGCGGCCACTGACAGCAATGGCGAGGCCGCCGGCGCCATCCGCTCCACCACCCCGGGCGTGGTGAGCGTCAGCGCCGAGGACGTCACCGACGGCATCGTGCTTACCGCCCGGGCCACGGTGTACTTCACCCAGGGGCAGGTGCTCAAGATTAGCAAAACCGCCAACAAGAACGAGGTGACAGTGGGCGAGGTGGTGACCTACCGGGTGGACATCAAAAACACCACCGGAGAAGACGTGGTGCAGGTGCGGTTGCTGGACCGGTTGCCTCCCAACTTCAAATACCTGGCCGGCTCGGCCCGGCTGAACGGCGCGCCCCTGGCCGACCCCGAGGGGGTGCAGCGGCGCAGCTTCGCCATCGGTACCGTCCCCGCTCTGGTGGACACCAACGGCAACGGCGAGGCCGATCCCGGTGAGGCCGGTTACGTCAGCCTCACGTACCAGCTGGTGGTGGGCGCGGGCGCCACGCCCCGGGACTACCTCAACCAGGCGGTGGCGGTGGACGTGTGCGAAGGCTGCGAAATTTCCAACAGCGCCGACGCCAAGGTGACGGTGGCGCTGGATCCCCTGTTCGATCTGGGCACTATTCTCGGCAAGGTCTACCTGGACCGCAACCGCAACCGCCGGCAGGACCCCGGCGAGCCCGGCGTGGCCGGCGCCATGGTGGTGCTGGACGAAGGCACCTACGTCCTCACCGACGAGCACGGCCGCTATCACTTCCCGGCGGTCAGGCCGGGCCAGCGGCTGCTCAAGATCAATGCCCGGGCCCTGGCGCCCGGAGCGGAAATCACCAGCGGCGAGACGGTGGTGGTGTCGGTCACGCCGGGGCTGCTGGCCAAGGCCAATTTCGGGGTGATATACGAGCACGATGAGCTGCGGGCCGGGGGCCGTCCGGCCCGCTACGGCCTGGCCGCCGAGGCGGCCGGCACGGAGAAGCCGGTGAGTGTGTTCGGCAGCACCGAGACCTACACCCTGCTGGTCAACGGCTTCGCTGTGGACCTGCCCGCCGGAGCCATCCGGATGCAGAGCGAATCCCTGGATCCGGTGGTCCACATCGACAGCGACGGGCTCAAAGCGCCGGTGCGCTTCGCCACCCGCTGGCACGGCAGCGGGGTGGAAGTGGCGCGCTGGCGGCTCAATATCTACTCTCCCGATGAGGTGCTGATCCGGGCGCTGGCAGGAGAAGGCGTGCCGCCGCCGGTGATCCAGTGGGACGGCCGCGACCGCCGCGGCGGCCTGGTGATCGGCGGCTGGGTGTACCAGTACCAGCTGGTGCTGGAGCTGGCCGACGGCAGCCGCGTCTACAGCGCCCGGCGGCTGTTGGGGGTGAACCGCAGCTCGGCCATTGCCTTGAATCTCACCGGCGATGCCTTCGACTTCGGCTCCGCCCGGCTCAGCGAAGGCGCCAAGGCCGCCTTGCGCCAGACGGCGGAACTCATGCAGCGCTATCCCCGGGAACAGGTGGTGGTGGAAGGCCATGCCGACCGGCTGGGCGGCCGGCAGGCCAATCTGCGCATCTCCGAGCAGCGGGCCCGGATGGCGGCCGCTTATCTTACTGAGGTGCTGGGGGTGCCCAGGGCTCGGGTCATCGTACGCTGGTTCGGCCCCGACCGGCCGGTGGCCAGCAACAGCACCGAGGAGGGCCGGGCGCTGAACCGGCGGGTGGAGATCAGGGGCTCGGTGGGCAAGGTGGACCGGGCCCAGCTATTGGACCATTACCGCACCGGGCCGGCGGTGCAACTGGACGGCGCGGCGGTGGCGGTGGAGCGCTCCGGGCTGTTCAACGCCGAGTTGCCGCCGGGGAAGAAGCGTCTGCATCTGGCCATGACCGGGGTGCAGGGCCGGGGGGTGGAGACCACGCTGCCGGTACCGGCCCTGGAACTGGACCTGCGCCCGGTGCATCTGCCCCTGGGGGCCAGGGACAATGAATTCGGCTATTTCGCCCTGAACAGCGCCGCCCTGGCCGCGGCGGCCCCCGATCAGGTGGTCATGGGCTACCGTCTGCACGGCCGCACCGATCCCGGCAACGGGGTGTATCTGGACGATGTGCCCGTGGCGGTGGCGGACGACGGCCGTTTCAGTCTGGATCTGAAGCTGCGCCGGGGGGGCAATCTCTTCACCCTGATGGTGCGCGGCGCCCACGGCTATACCCGCTTTATTGATCTGCGGGTGGTGGTGCGGGAGCGGGACGATGAGGGCGGGCTGCTGCTCATGACCACCCCGCGTCCCCTGCTGGAGGTGAAACTGCCACCGGAAGGCGTGCCGTTGACCACGCCGCTGCTGGTGTTGAGCGGGGCCACCGATCCCGGCGGCAAAGTGGACATCAACGGCCAGCCGGTGGCGGTGCAGGGCGACGGCCGTTTCACCCATACCGTGTCCCTGCAAAAAGGCAGGAATCACCTCATGATCGAGGCCGTGGACGGTGACGGCTACCGCTCCCGCATCGAACGCGAGGTGGAGGTGAAGGACACCCAGTTGTTTCTGCTGGCCTTCGCCGATGGCAAGTTCGGCCAGCTCAAGGGCAAGGGCTACCTGGCCGGCGCCGGCATGGAGCGCGCCTCGGAGTTTTACGCTGAGGGGCGGCTGGCCTACTACCTCAAGGGGGTGATCGCCGGCAAATATCTCATCACCTCGGCTCTGGACACCGGCAGCGGTGAACCGGGCCGGTTGTTCCAGGATCTGGACAGCACCGGGCAAGACCGGCTGCTCACCAACTTGGATCCGGACAAGCTCTATCCTGTCTATGGCGATGCCTCCACCCTGGTCTACGATACCGAATCCCAGGGCAAGTTTTACCTCGCTGTGGAAAGCGAGGAGATCAACGCCCTGGTGGGCAATTTCGCCCTGTCCCTGGCAGACACCGAGCTGGCTGCCTACCGCCGCACGGTGTATGGCGCCCGCCTGCACTACCGCAGCCTGGCCCGTGCCGCCGACGGCAGGGCCGACACGGAAGTGCTGGTGTTCGGCGCCGAGGCGCGCCAGGCGCCGGTGCGGGACGAATTGCGCGCCACCGGCGGTTCCCTCTACTACCTCAGCCACCGGGATGTGATCGAAGGCAGTGAACAAATCAGCATCGTGGTGCGGGACAAAAACACCGGCCTGCCCCGCTCCCGCCGCAGCCTCCGGCGCAACGAGGATTATGAGATCAAATACGCCGAGGGGCGGCTGTTGTTCAGCGGGCCGGTGGCCAGCGTGGAGACCGATGATCAGCTGGTGGACGAGGACCTGCTGGGGGGCAATCCGGTATACATCGAGGTGGACTACGAGACCCGGGTGGACTTTTTCGAGAAAAGCGCCTACGGCGCCCGGGCCCGCAAGGCCCTGGGGGAGCACGTCACCCTGGGTGCCACCGCGGTGCAGGACGAACTGGCGGCAGGGGAATACCAGCTGCAGGGGGTGGACGGCGAGCTGCGTCTGGGCCCGGGCACCCGCGTTACAGCGGAAGTGGCCCAAAGCCGGGGCACCGCGGGCGAGGTGTTTGTCAGCGAGGACGGCGGCCTCAGTTTCACCCAGCGGCCGGCAGCGGCGGAAGACAGCGGCCGGGCCTGGAAGCTGGGCCTGGAGGCGGATGCCGGGCGCTGGTTCGGTCAGCCCGGCCGGCTGCGCCTGGGTGGCTACATCAAGCGGCTGGAGGAGGGTTTCAGCGCCAGCGGCAGCAGCCCTGAGGCGGCCACGGAAAAAAGCGGCGTGCACGCCCGCCTGAAAATGACCGGGACGGACACCCTGCGCGCCCGCCATGACCGCAGCGAGCGCCTGGCCGCCACCGAGAGCGGCAGTGAAACCAGCTCCACCGTGCAATGGGAACACCGGGGCGGGCGCTGGCGTGCCACGGGCGAAGTCCAGTCCCGCAGCAGCACCAGCGGTCCCGGGCGCACCACCGCCGCCGCCGGGCTGGAGCGCCAGTTCAGCGAGCGCCTCAGCGCCTCATTGGAACACCAGGCCACCCTCAACGGCCCGGACAACGACCAAAGCACCGTGGGCGCCCGCTACCGCCTGTCCGAGCGCTGGCGGCTGGGCGCCAAGGCCACCCGGGGCAGCCGCGGCGCGGGGGGGGAACTGGGTGTGGCCTTCGACGCCGACGGCAGCCGGTTCTATCTGACCGAACGCCTGCTGCAGGACCGCCAGGGACGCGACAGCCTCACCACCATCGCCGGTGGCGCCACCCCCATCAACCGGCGCGGCAAGGTCTACAGCGAATACCAGTGGGAGCAGGCCGCCGACGGCGACCGTTCCACCTCGTTGCTGGGGGCGGACCAAAGCTGGCGGTTGGCGGAAGGGCTGCGCTTCCAGCTCGGCGCCGAGCTGGGCAGCCGCGGCGGCCCGGCCGGGGACAGCAAGCACTACAGCCTCGCCGGCCGGCTGAGCTATGCCGCGCCCCGGGGCCTCAAGGCACGCAGCCACAACGAACTGCGGCGGGAATGGGGGGCGCAGTCGCACAAGCAGTTTCTCACCAGCAACCACCTGGAGATCAAACTCAACCCCGACTACACGGTGCTGGTGAAGCTGCGCTACAGCCTCACCCGTGACCTGCGAAGCGGCGCCACGGCGGCGGAATTCAACGAGCACAGCATCGGCCTGGCCTACCGCCCCGTGGCCCACGACCGCTTCAACGCCCTGGCCCGCTACACCCGCTTGTCGGACCAGCGGCCGCAGAACCTGGAAGGTGTGGAGGCCCAGACCGTGCGCATGGACGTGGCCTCCCTGGAATGGTCCTGGCAGCTCACGCCGCGCCTGGAATGGGTGGACAAGCTGGCGGGGCGGATCCGGGAAGAAGCGTCGGCCGCCTATCCTGCCATCACCACCACCACCTGGTTGTCCCTCAACCGGCTCAATGTTGAGATCCGGCCCCGGATCGATCTGGGCCTGGAGTACCGCCTGTTGCGGCAACAGGAAGCGAAGGATCAGCGCCAGGGCTGGCTCACTGAAGTGGCCTGGAAAGCCATGGACCATCTGCGCCTGGGCGGTGGTTATAACTTCACCGATTTTTCCGACAATGAATTTTCGGACAACGAGTATTCGGTGCAGGGCTGGTTCATCCGCTTGCAGGGTACTTACTGA
- a CDS encoding diguanylate cyclase — translation MRILVVDDEESLREVLSEVLTDDGYPVTTAATAEEALAAFGADPYPVVISDIRMPGMDGITLLERIKAMQEETQVIIITSHASLDSAVTALRAGAYDYLIKPFEDLNLISAVVARAADKVRLVVENRVLVEKLKRYNQELEAVNQVLRELAIRDGLTGLYNHRYFQERLAVEVARSHRGGHQFSLVFLDVDYFKTYNDTHGHPTGDELLRGVSEMLQRWLRKSDLAARYGGEEFVILLPETDKAGARELAERIRREIAEHPFAGRESQPSGRVTVSMGVASYPEDGRDAREILKRADEVLYQAKHGGRDRVCA, via the coding sequence ATGCGAATCTTGGTGGTGGACGATGAGGAAAGCCTGCGCGAGGTGCTGTCCGAAGTGCTCACCGACGACGGCTACCCCGTCACCACGGCTGCCACCGCCGAAGAGGCCCTGGCCGCCTTCGGGGCCGATCCTTATCCGGTGGTGATTTCCGACATCCGCATGCCGGGCATGGACGGCATCACCCTGCTTGAGCGCATCAAGGCCATGCAGGAGGAAACCCAGGTGATCATCATCACCAGCCACGCTTCTTTGGATTCCGCGGTCACGGCCCTGCGGGCCGGTGCTTATGACTACCTCATCAAGCCCTTCGAAGATCTCAATCTCATCTCCGCCGTGGTGGCGCGGGCGGCGGACAAAGTGCGCCTGGTGGTGGAAAACCGGGTGCTGGTGGAAAAACTCAAGCGCTACAACCAGGAGCTGGAAGCCGTCAACCAGGTGCTCCGGGAACTGGCCATCCGGGACGGTCTCACGGGCTTGTACAATCACCGTTACTTCCAGGAGCGGCTGGCGGTGGAAGTGGCCCGTTCCCACCGCGGCGGACATCAATTTTCCCTGGTGTTTCTCGATGTGGACTATTTCAAAACCTACAACGACACTCACGGCCATCCCACCGGGGATGAGCTGCTGCGGGGGGTGAGCGAGATGTTGCAGCGGTGGCTGCGCAAATCCGATCTCGCCGCCCGCTACGGCGGGGAGGAGTTTGTCATCCTGCTGCCGGAAACCGACAAGGCCGGCGCCCGGGAACTGGCGGAGCGCATCCGCAGAGAAATCGCCGAACACCCCTTCGCCGGCCGCGAAAGCCAACCCTCGGGCCGCGTCACCGTGAGCATGGGCGTGGCCAGCTATCCCGAGGACGGGCGCGACGCCCGGGAAATCCTCAAGCGGGCCGACGAAGTCTTGTATCAGGCCAAGCACGGCGGCCGCGACCGGGTGTGCGCCTGA